Proteins encoded within one genomic window of Companilactobacillus sp.:
- a CDS encoding glycerophosphodiester phosphodiesterase family protein codes for MTKKIFAHRGIPTLAPENTMPAFEAVVSNGLKWIETDLSITKDEDVFIIHDDKLDRTTDQTGSIETVDTEVVEKADAGSWYSDKFVGEKVPTLDQLIKFLNDNKINANIELKGVVGDDANYLADKLCLKFSKALDNLDPDIDLIISSFSPIMLEKMNKLNPELKYAVLFEHQAIQDDWNLVMQACNAKIIHPDDTDLTQQKIAMMKKYHYQINVWTVDDKERAKQLLDWGVDGIFTNKADQMKDLLD; via the coding sequence ATGACTAAAAAAATCTTTGCACATCGTGGTATCCCAACTTTAGCACCAGAAAACACTATGCCGGCCTTTGAAGCAGTGGTCAGTAATGGTTTGAAATGGATCGAAACTGATTTAAGTATCACTAAAGATGAAGATGTTTTTATAATTCATGATGACAAGCTTGATCGAACAACTGACCAAACAGGTTCAATTGAAACTGTCGACACCGAAGTTGTTGAAAAAGCTGATGCTGGTTCTTGGTATTCTGACAAATTCGTCGGTGAAAAGGTGCCAACGTTAGACCAACTGATCAAATTTTTAAATGATAATAAGATCAACGCTAACATTGAATTAAAGGGTGTCGTTGGCGATGACGCTAATTATTTAGCAGATAAATTATGTCTTAAATTTTCTAAAGCATTAGATAACTTGGATCCTGATATCGACTTGATCATTTCTAGTTTTAGTCCGATCATGCTCGAAAAAATGAACAAGTTAAATCCTGAACTAAAATACGCTGTCTTATTCGAACATCAAGCTATCCAAGATGACTGGAATTTAGTCATGCAAGCATGCAACGCTAAGATAATTCATCCAGATGATACTGACTTGACTCAACAAAAGATTGCGATGATGAAAAAATATCATTACCAGATCAATGTTTGGACCGTTGACGATAAAGAACGTGCTAAACAATTGTTGGACTGGGGCGTTGATGGAATCTTTACTAACAAGGCTGATCAAATGAAGGACTTGTTGGACTAA
- a CDS encoding tyrosine-protein phosphatase, with amino-acid sequence MKRILDLKGAINLRELGGYKTTTGKQVKYKKLLRSGDISNLTPTTLDFLKDYGLKYVVDFRSMNEQKMWPDVESDFYKVYPDPVYPLKGNGEKLANILPQNYDSYLGMVYQTMVLDSHAQQSYSLLFQLLLKNDQPDQSVLFHCAAGKDRTGVGAILILKALQVDTETIVKDYLLTNLMYEDHATIDKILNDKHGNQTRNNMNMTKADIQSIESVFEAIKHYYGNFDNYLNNALGVDANDLKALRAIYLE; translated from the coding sequence ATGAAACGAATTTTAGACCTCAAAGGCGCAATCAATCTGCGTGAACTCGGTGGCTATAAAACTACCACCGGTAAACAAGTTAAATACAAAAAGCTGCTCCGCTCAGGAGATATCAGCAACCTTACCCCGACTACTTTAGATTTCCTTAAGGACTACGGTCTAAAATACGTCGTAGACTTCCGGTCGATGAACGAGCAAAAAATGTGGCCTGACGTCGAGTCGGATTTTTACAAAGTCTATCCTGACCCAGTCTATCCACTAAAGGGAAATGGCGAAAAACTAGCTAATATCTTGCCGCAAAATTACGATTCATATCTGGGCATGGTCTATCAGACAATGGTGCTAGATTCCCACGCTCAGCAGTCGTATTCATTGCTGTTCCAATTGCTATTAAAAAACGACCAGCCAGACCAATCAGTGCTATTTCACTGTGCAGCAGGCAAAGATCGGACCGGAGTCGGTGCTATTTTGATTTTAAAGGCCCTTCAAGTCGACACAGAGACGATTGTTAAGGATTATCTACTAACTAACTTGATGTACGAAGATCACGCTACAATCGACAAAATACTCAATGACAAGCATGGCAATCAAACGCGAAATAATATGAATATGACCAAGGCCGACATTCAAAGTATCGAGTCTGTCTTTGAAGCAATAAAACATTATTACGGAAATTTTGATAATTATTTAAATAACGCTTTAGGAGTAGACGCTAACGACCTAAAAGCCTTACGTGCCATTTACTTGGAATAA
- a CDS encoding zinc ribbon domain-containing protein, producing the protein MKCPNCGADIVAGQKFCNKCGFPIEKYANKTAGNQNPAAQSNPNPAPQQPVNQQPVQNNGVNQQPQQNYQPVQPTQNMGAQPIMGNVQNNMNRQPVNQNFNGQDNNGNQYSYQAQPQVANNGNGQSFSDVLHKMIPFANANYGTSILAIIILVALWMYAPDPLTIIVLIAMIVGWYFGASKFGDTSINFNNGLEGVFLARNNQNQRKLSDIVKWTSIIAAAVTLIFVFVGTYFTITGIDTIKQLLGLAGGNADFLKSDYTLFGGLTDAKKVVALILGLTSDFSADELQTFHQARTFLNLTLYAALLGPIITVVFSFVKIKFSRLLRVLGGIISSAAFLFIFEMFKMMTDSTDSTFHNVAQYLTLGFSSYITPIAAVISLIAVYAWAIREKRNFQ; encoded by the coding sequence ATGAAATGTCCAAACTGTGGTGCCGACATCGTTGCAGGCCAAAAGTTCTGCAATAAGTGTGGGTTCCCAATCGAAAAATATGCTAACAAAACTGCAGGTAATCAAAATCCAGCAGCTCAAAGCAATCCTAATCCTGCTCCACAACAACCGGTTAACCAACAACCAGTTCAAAATAATGGGGTAAATCAACAACCTCAACAAAATTATCAACCAGTTCAACCAACTCAAAACATGGGTGCACAACCAATTATGGGAAATGTGCAAAACAATATGAATAGACAACCAGTAAATCAAAATTTTAACGGTCAAGATAATAATGGCAATCAATATTCATACCAAGCTCAACCACAAGTTGCTAATAATGGTAATGGTCAAAGTTTTTCTGATGTACTTCATAAAATGATTCCATTTGCAAACGCTAATTATGGTACTAGTATTCTCGCTATTATCATTTTAGTAGCCTTATGGATGTATGCTCCAGATCCATTAACGATCATTGTGTTAATCGCCATGATCGTTGGCTGGTACTTTGGTGCTTCTAAATTTGGAGATACTAGCATTAACTTCAATAACGGACTAGAAGGCGTTTTCCTTGCCCGCAATAACCAAAATCAACGTAAACTTTCCGATATCGTTAAATGGACTAGCATCATTGCTGCAGCAGTTACGCTTATTTTCGTCTTTGTTGGAACATACTTTACCATCACAGGAATCGATACTATAAAACAATTACTAGGGTTGGCTGGTGGAAACGCTGATTTTCTCAAGAGCGATTATACATTGTTTGGTGGTTTAACTGATGCCAAAAAGGTAGTTGCTTTAATTCTAGGATTAACTAGTGATTTTAGTGCAGATGAACTACAAACATTCCATCAAGCAAGAACCTTCTTAAATCTGACTTTATATGCTGCCCTACTCGGCCCAATCATTACAGTAGTGTTCAGCTTTGTTAAAATTAAGTTTAGTAGACTTTTACGTGTGCTTGGCGGAATCATTTCATCTGCTGCATTCTTATTTATTTTTGAAATGTTCAAGATGATGACAGACTCAACGGACTCAACTTTCCATAACGTTGCTCAATACTTGACTCTTGGCTTTTCTAGTTATATCACTCCAATTGCAGCAGTTATTTCTCTAATTGCAGTTTATGCTTGGGCAATCCGTGAAAAAAGAAATTTCCAATAA
- a CDS encoding glycosyltransferase family 2 protein: MINIKLSIILSAYNVEQYIAKTIESLANQTVKDFEVVAVDDHSTDNTLQILKELEAKYSFLRVVCHAQNAGVSAARNTGMQLTSSQFITFVDGDDWVEPNYVEYFLTQFAENPTLDLVSCGFFIDSKNGKSKAQTEKKGLGLVDRDDAIKQIIKMSGSVMGYTWNKMYRRSIIDEHKLSFLTDLALMEDQVFNVEYATVAKGFYLNDIPLYHYVSRKDSITKKFDMENTKNIGMATMKVYKTIHQNSKEEREQRAETKD; the protein is encoded by the coding sequence ATGATAAATATAAAACTGTCAATAATTTTGTCAGCTTACAATGTTGAACAATACATTGCTAAAACAATTGAATCCTTGGCCAACCAAACGGTTAAGGATTTTGAAGTTGTGGCTGTTGACGACCATTCCACAGATAATACCCTACAAATACTAAAAGAATTAGAAGCAAAGTATAGCTTCTTGCGGGTTGTTTGTCATGCTCAAAATGCTGGAGTATCGGCTGCCCGCAATACTGGTATGCAATTGACGTCTAGTCAGTTCATCACATTTGTCGACGGCGATGACTGGGTCGAGCCTAATTACGTTGAATATTTTTTAACCCAATTTGCCGAAAATCCTACTCTGGACTTAGTCAGTTGCGGTTTCTTTATCGATTCCAAGAACGGCAAGAGCAAAGCTCAGACTGAAAAAAAGGGATTGGGTCTAGTCGATCGAGACGACGCCATCAAGCAGATCATCAAGATGAGCGGTTCAGTGATGGGTTACACTTGGAACAAGATGTATCGTCGGTCAATTATCGATGAACACAAGCTCAGTTTTTTAACTGATCTAGCTCTGATGGAAGACCAGGTGTTCAATGTTGAGTATGCCACAGTCGCCAAGGGATTTTATTTAAATGATATTCCGTTGTATCATTATGTTTCTCGAAAAGACAGCATCACCAAGAAATTCGATATGGAAAATACCAAGAACATTGGTATGGCGACGATGAAGGTTTACAAGACGATCCACCAAAATTCTAAAGAGGAACGTGAACAACGTGCAGAAACTAAAGACTAA
- a CDS encoding zinc-ribbon domain-containing protein, producing the protein MVCPNCGHEIKPGQNFCDNCGLPLKKDINVSKKTEQPVRDDAVRSLSDLENELDAQDKAAQAKKEKMAAEQSEEEARKAADAKRIAVEKAYAEKMAAKRAQEEAHAQPSEDVDDKTRVFDFRDQVKQAAPTQPKQKPQVDPRMEMAPAQRAEFERQAHLNSQPKAPDNLNLDQPVHLDPKTGLPVYPDDKPVHHQEKTDEEQNDGLLANMINFLKNNIYVDVIAIVLVVITFFIKRNYAWILLAIFLVAWFLTSQIIHGKEIRLNKLMSHHDTKADSENNQSHQNNPQHNTNHQRESYQQQAYNQQPYQQQQSQPRQQPQAQKQAKPENRHHRNWRQNLIIIASIVAFIATITGPFVNGVSLSSTIAHAATVSSYFGAQTNLIMNLSSAVRFICFISPVIVLIAANFRSRGSIRLIKILSLLSSAIYIVAFALFRTNVINAALVTGQYAENNAQIGTSFYVLIVASVLSLLLAYTLKPRVKD; encoded by the coding sequence ATGGTATGTCCAAATTGTGGGCACGAGATCAAACCAGGTCAGAATTTTTGTGATAACTGTGGTCTCCCATTAAAAAAAGATATTAATGTTAGCAAAAAAACTGAGCAACCTGTCAGAGATGATGCGGTTCGCTCATTATCAGATTTAGAAAATGAATTAGATGCTCAAGACAAAGCCGCCCAAGCTAAAAAGGAGAAAATGGCCGCTGAACAATCAGAAGAGGAAGCTCGAAAAGCTGCTGACGCTAAACGTATTGCGGTCGAAAAAGCCTACGCCGAAAAAATGGCTGCTAAACGTGCTCAAGAAGAAGCTCACGCACAACCATCAGAAGATGTAGATGACAAGACACGCGTTTTCGACTTTCGTGACCAAGTCAAACAAGCTGCACCAACTCAACCTAAGCAAAAACCTCAGGTCGATCCTAGAATGGAAATGGCCCCTGCTCAACGAGCTGAATTCGAACGTCAGGCTCACTTAAACAGTCAGCCAAAAGCACCTGACAATCTGAATTTGGACCAACCTGTTCATTTGGATCCTAAAACTGGATTGCCAGTTTATCCTGACGACAAGCCCGTTCATCATCAAGAAAAAACGGATGAAGAACAAAACGATGGCTTATTAGCCAACATGATCAATTTTTTAAAAAATAATATTTACGTTGACGTGATTGCTATCGTATTAGTCGTCATCACATTCTTTATCAAACGTAATTATGCTTGGATCTTGTTAGCTATTTTCCTTGTGGCATGGTTCTTAACTTCTCAAATCATTCATGGTAAAGAGATTCGTTTGAATAAATTGATGAGTCATCATGATACTAAAGCTGATTCTGAAAATAATCAGTCTCATCAAAATAACCCTCAGCACAATACCAACCATCAACGAGAATCCTATCAACAGCAAGCTTATAATCAACAGCCTTATCAGCAACAACAGTCTCAACCAAGACAACAACCGCAAGCTCAGAAGCAAGCGAAACCAGAAAATCGCCATCATCGTAACTGGCGTCAAAATTTAATTATCATTGCTTCAATCGTCGCCTTTATCGCAACGATTACTGGACCATTTGTTAACGGCGTTTCCCTATCGTCAACAATTGCTCATGCAGCCACCGTTTCATCATATTTCGGTGCTCAAACTAATTTGATCATGAATCTTTCTTCAGCTGTTCGCTTTATCTGCTTTATTTCGCCAGTCATCGTATTGATTGCAGCGAACTTCAGAAGTCGCGGAAGTATCAGATTGATCAAAATATTATCACTGCTATCATCAGCAATTTATATCGTCGCATTTGCGTTATTTAGAACAAACGTGATTAATGCTGCGCTAGTTACCGGACAATATGCAGAAAACAATGCTCAAATCGGTACTAGTTTCTATGTCTTAATCGTTGCATCAGTATTATCATTGCTCTTAGCTTACACATTAAAGCCTCGAGTTAAAGATTAG
- a CDS encoding ABC transporter ATP-binding protein/permease, which produces MSFLELKNVQKSFFLGKKKFPVLKGIDLSLDRGEFVSILGESGGGKTTLLNTIGGLDSQFEGDILVDGKSLKKGSDKALDNYRSHTVGFVFQSFHLISHLTVLENVLVPLEMSTLNRHDRIKRAKSLLEKVGLTEHIDKHPNQLSGGQKQRVAIARALANDPDIIIADEPTGALDAQNTEEVLRILNEIAEEGKLVIAVTHSQTVADYGTRIVHLANGVIDSDTNIRNHYPARPSRRDRKITHLNFGDTFRLAWEHMLYTKGRNILIILGAAIGIFSVIFMLGLGSGITGYINKQMSDQVNPNAIQVTKNAASSQVNSSTDTSDITMTNADMKRFAKIDHVKKIEKAYFAQAPKITMGKKNISVPYFQTWNATEKSGDIVAGHKPGKNEIILLKSDATRLNKKHYKDLVGKTITIYVPSQDSNKQPVNVKKKLKISGIIKSGSTAITFDTLKSASAKYNVSIKPNFVTLTADSTLNVKKIQDKIKSFKHTVKGKQVAVYTITGVGAIIDSLNTYLKLAFDVLAAIAGISLIVSAIMIIVVLYISVSERTQEIGILRAIGARKKDIRNMFISESFLIGLSSGVFAVIIAYLVEWAANSAAQNAFKATIVAISPGNAIFGIVVSILISLVAALAPSRRAAKLDPRDSLTDE; this is translated from the coding sequence ATGAGTTTTCTTGAGCTTAAAAATGTTCAAAAATCCTTTTTCCTAGGCAAAAAGAAATTCCCAGTCTTAAAGGGAATCGACTTAAGCCTTGATCGCGGAGAATTTGTATCAATTCTTGGTGAGTCCGGTGGTGGTAAAACTACTTTACTTAACACTATCGGTGGACTAGATTCGCAGTTTGAGGGCGATATCTTAGTCGATGGGAAATCGCTCAAAAAAGGTTCCGATAAGGCACTCGACAATTATCGTAGCCATACCGTAGGATTTGTTTTCCAAAGTTTTCATCTGATCAGTCACCTGACTGTTTTGGAAAACGTCTTAGTACCGCTTGAAATGTCAACGTTAAACCGACACGACCGCATAAAACGTGCCAAATCATTACTTGAAAAAGTTGGTTTGACTGAGCATATCGACAAGCATCCCAACCAATTATCTGGTGGTCAAAAGCAGCGTGTCGCAATCGCCCGTGCTTTAGCAAATGACCCCGATATCATTATTGCCGATGAACCTACAGGTGCTCTTGATGCGCAAAACACCGAGGAAGTTTTACGTATCTTGAACGAAATCGCTGAAGAAGGCAAACTGGTTATCGCTGTTACTCATTCGCAAACAGTTGCTGACTACGGAACACGAATCGTTCACTTAGCAAATGGTGTGATCGACTCAGATACCAACATCCGCAATCACTATCCAGCACGTCCTTCAAGACGCGACCGCAAGATCACTCACTTGAACTTTGGAGATACTTTCCGACTAGCTTGGGAGCACATGCTTTACACTAAAGGTCGTAACATTCTGATTATCCTTGGTGCCGCAATTGGTATTTTTTCAGTTATCTTCATGCTCGGTCTTGGTTCTGGTATTACTGGCTATATCAACAAGCAAATGTCTGATCAAGTTAATCCTAATGCCATCCAAGTTACCAAAAACGCTGCCAGCAGTCAGGTAAATAGTTCAACTGACACGTCTGACATCACGATGACAAATGCCGATATGAAACGTTTTGCTAAGATCGACCACGTCAAAAAAATTGAAAAAGCTTACTTTGCTCAAGCACCTAAGATCACTATGGGCAAGAAGAATATCTCAGTCCCTTACTTCCAAACTTGGAATGCCACTGAAAAATCTGGCGACATCGTTGCCGGTCACAAACCTGGTAAAAATGAGATCATCTTGCTCAAGTCTGATGCTACTAGACTTAACAAGAAGCATTACAAAGACTTAGTTGGTAAAACAATTACTATCTACGTACCTTCTCAAGATAGTAACAAGCAACCTGTCAATGTTAAGAAAAAATTGAAGATTTCCGGTATCATCAAATCTGGTTCAACCGCCATCACATTTGATACTTTGAAATCTGCTTCAGCTAAATACAACGTTTCGATCAAACCAAACTTTGTTACTTTGACGGCTGATAGCACGCTTAACGTTAAGAAGATCCAAGACAAGATCAAGAGTTTTAAACATACTGTTAAAGGTAAACAAGTAGCTGTCTACACAATTACCGGTGTCGGAGCTATTATCGATTCGCTTAACACTTACTTGAAACTTGCCTTTGATGTTCTAGCTGCAATCGCAGGTATTTCCTTGATCGTTTCAGCTATCATGATCATCGTAGTTCTCTACATCAGTGTTTCAGAACGTACCCAAGAAATTGGTATCCTACGTGCCATTGGTGCTAGAAAGAAAGATATCAGAAACATGTTTATTTCTGAGTCATTCTTGATTGGTTTATCCTCCGGTGTCTTTGCCGTCATAATTGCATACCTAGTCGAATGGGCGGCAAATTCGGCAGCACAGAACGCATTTAAGGCAACCATCGTAGCAATTTCACCAGGAAACGCAATTTTTGGAATCGTCGTAAGTATCTTGATCAGTTTAGTCGCCGCACTCGCACCATCAAGACGTGCCGCTAAACTAGATCCACGCGACTCATTAACAGATGAATAA
- the nagA gene encoding N-acetylglucosamine-6-phosphate deacetylase produces MTYYIHAKKFFLPNTTENGGYLEITDDNKFGSFFTEDNKPEGKIVDYSDKFIAPGLVDTHIHGLVGHDVMDDDFEKLNEMSEGLLKAGVTSWLPTTLTASHDQLRHICATIGDNYQKATGAKIQGIHFEGPFYTEKHKGAQNPKYMRDPDASEFVDWQEAAHGMIKKISIAPERKGSVEFTQAVASDDVAVTLGHSDATFEQAKACVEAGASGFTHTYNGMSGLNHRQPGMVGAALSMHLVDDELICDGHHVNPYAARVVIEKKTAEHVALITDCMRAGLMPDGDYVLGELPVVVADGTARLKDETHNLAGSILLLKDAIKNVVDWNIATDEEAIEMASYTAAKSSKVLDKCGMIAEGRDADFIVLDDDMTLSETYLDGVSRYQA; encoded by the coding sequence ATGACATATTACATTCATGCTAAAAAGTTCTTTTTACCTAACACGACTGAAAACGGTGGTTATCTTGAAATTACTGATGACAACAAATTTGGTAGTTTCTTCACTGAAGATAACAAGCCTGAAGGTAAGATCGTGGATTATTCTGACAAGTTTATTGCTCCTGGTCTTGTTGATACTCATATTCATGGTCTCGTTGGTCATGATGTTATGGATGACGATTTCGAGAAATTAAACGAAATGTCAGAAGGTCTTTTAAAAGCTGGTGTTACTTCTTGGTTGCCAACTACTTTGACTGCATCTCATGATCAACTTAGACATATTTGTGCCACGATTGGTGATAACTACCAAAAGGCTACTGGTGCCAAGATCCAAGGTATTCATTTTGAAGGTCCTTTCTATACTGAAAAACACAAGGGTGCTCAAAACCCTAAATATATGCGTGACCCTGATGCTAGTGAATTTGTTGACTGGCAAGAAGCTGCTCACGGCATGATCAAGAAAATCTCAATTGCTCCTGAAAGAAAAGGTTCAGTTGAATTTACACAAGCTGTTGCATCTGATGATGTTGCGGTTACTTTAGGTCACTCTGACGCTACTTTTGAACAAGCTAAGGCTTGTGTTGAAGCTGGTGCTTCTGGATTTACACATACTTACAACGGAATGAGTGGTTTAAACCACCGTCAACCTGGTATGGTTGGTGCTGCTCTTTCAATGCACTTAGTTGATGACGAACTTATCTGTGATGGCCACCACGTTAATCCATACGCTGCTCGTGTTGTTATCGAAAAGAAAACTGCTGAACACGTTGCTTTGATCACTGACTGTATGCGTGCCGGTTTGATGCCTGATGGTGACTACGTTCTTGGTGAATTACCTGTTGTCGTTGCTGATGGTACTGCTAGATTGAAGGATGAAACACACAACCTTGCTGGTTCGATCCTATTGCTTAAAGACGCTATTAAAAACGTCGTTGACTGGAACATTGCTACTGATGAAGAAGCAATTGAAATGGCCAGTTACACTGCTGCCAAGAGTTCAAAAGTTCTCGATAAGTGTGGAATGATCGCCGAAGGTCGCGATGCTGACTTTATCGTGCTTGATGACGATATGACATTGTCAGAAACTTATCTTGATGGTGTTTCAAGATACCAAGCTTAA
- a CDS encoding D-alanine--D-alanine ligase family protein — protein MKIVVLSGGRSTERNVSLSSGVKISNALRSKGYEVANIDSFLGIDVEDDQIDSLFKTEAEDESKLIIDDEVLTDEKINALRTDGTRGLLGKNVLKVCQHADMVYLGLHGEDGENGKMQAVLDVFDIRYTGSGTLASAVTMDKKFSKEVFVQNNIKTAKFVATKTSKITKEEIPFRFPMVVKPSNGGSSVGTHIINDESELQAMVADALRFDKEALIEEYIKGREFSVAVVDGQVLPAIEVTVDTGWYDFQHKFTENTTTHFTTPPENLDEDIHLEMQEVALQTFEALSMTSYGRVDFLVRDRDIFVMEANTLPGMTPRSLMPREAEAVGISYPELCDKIIKSKLRYYEELAK, from the coding sequence ATGAAAATTGTTGTCCTCTCAGGTGGTAGAAGTACCGAAAGAAACGTTTCATTATCATCCGGTGTTAAGATTTCTAACGCCTTAAGAAGCAAAGGCTACGAAGTAGCTAATATTGATTCATTTTTAGGTATCGATGTTGAAGATGATCAAATCGATTCATTATTTAAGACTGAAGCCGAAGATGAATCAAAATTGATCATTGACGATGAAGTTTTGACTGACGAAAAGATCAATGCTTTACGTACAGACGGAACTCGTGGATTGCTTGGCAAGAACGTCTTGAAAGTTTGCCAACATGCAGACATGGTTTACTTAGGTCTTCACGGTGAAGACGGAGAAAACGGTAAGATGCAAGCCGTCCTTGATGTCTTTGATATTCGCTACACAGGTAGCGGTACTTTAGCATCTGCAGTTACTATGGATAAGAAATTCTCTAAAGAAGTTTTTGTTCAAAACAACATCAAAACTGCCAAGTTCGTTGCTACTAAGACTAGCAAGATCACAAAGGAAGAAATTCCATTCCGTTTCCCAATGGTTGTTAAGCCTTCTAATGGTGGATCAAGTGTTGGTACTCATATCATCAACGATGAATCTGAATTGCAAGCAATGGTTGCTGATGCATTGAGATTCGATAAAGAAGCCTTGATCGAAGAATATATCAAGGGTCGTGAATTCTCTGTGGCTGTGGTTGATGGTCAAGTTCTTCCAGCTATCGAAGTTACTGTTGATACTGGTTGGTACGACTTCCAACACAAGTTTACTGAGAATACTACTACTCACTTCACAACTCCTCCTGAAAATCTCGATGAAGATATTCATTTGGAAATGCAAGAAGTTGCATTGCAGACTTTTGAAGCTTTGAGTATGACTAGTTATGGTCGTGTGGACTTCTTGGTCCGTGATCGCGATATTTTCGTGATGGAGGCTAATACTCTTCCGGGTATGACTCCTCGTTCATTGATGCCTCGTGAGGCGGAAGCTGTTGGGATTAGTTATCCTGAGCTTTGCGATAAGATCATTAAGAGTAAGTTGAGATATTACGAAGAATTAGCTAAGTAA
- a CDS encoding tetratricopeptide repeat protein: MKKFISLINVMAVATVMFAGSTSVQAATTGTSTENVSTSTMKKEFDAAMSSTKKGDFSSQKETIEKLAEEGYGPAQALWCSALLHGTGGVSVNYDQALEYALKAIDQGQTGVPEEIAGIVYLYGYGSTKADYSKAMKYFQSASKTDMKAYRYLGYIYEQGKGVTKNMTTAIKYFEKGAEQGDITSQYELGKIYETGNGVTQDYAKAYEYYKESAARGDNIAAPAMAALGNLYEHGYGVTKNIATAESYYKKAYQAMADAS; the protein is encoded by the coding sequence ATGAAAAAGTTTATTTCACTCATAAATGTGATGGCAGTTGCGACAGTCATGTTTGCGGGTTCAACCTCAGTTCAGGCAGCAACTACCGGTACAAGTACCGAAAATGTCTCCACTTCAACAATGAAAAAAGAATTTGATGCTGCAATGTCGAGTACTAAAAAAGGCGATTTCAGCAGTCAAAAGGAAACTATCGAAAAATTAGCTGAAGAAGGCTATGGTCCAGCTCAAGCACTGTGGTGTTCCGCATTGCTTCATGGTACAGGTGGCGTATCAGTCAATTACGATCAAGCACTCGAATATGCATTAAAGGCAATCGATCAAGGACAGACTGGTGTTCCTGAAGAAATTGCTGGAATAGTTTACTTATATGGATATGGTTCAACTAAGGCTGATTATTCTAAGGCTATGAAGTATTTCCAATCTGCATCAAAGACTGATATGAAGGCATATCGATATCTTGGATACATTTACGAACAAGGAAAAGGCGTGACCAAGAATATGACGACCGCCATCAAATATTTTGAAAAAGGTGCCGAACAGGGCGATATTACTAGTCAATATGAACTAGGCAAGATCTATGAAACTGGCAATGGAGTTACGCAAGATTACGCTAAAGCATATGAATATTACAAAGAATCGGCTGCACGTGGCGACAACATCGCTGCACCAGCGATGGCAGCTTTAGGTAACTTATATGAGCATGGATATGGAGTAACTAAAAATATAGCAACAGCAGAAAGCTATTATAAAAAAGCTTATCAAGCAATGGCAGATGCTAGCTAA